CGTCTGACCTCATACCACAAAGTCTGAAATGATAATGTAAAGTGGACACGTTTATTGTCCACTCACCCTGGAGAGACCTGAGAGAGTTTGCTGTCAGTGTGTGATAGTGAAATCAACTTCGATATCTCTGCTACGGATTGCATCTGTTCGCAAGGCAGAGAATACCATGCTGAACAGGGTCACAGGTGCCAGCATGCATCCCTGCTTCACCCTATCAGTAACCATGAAGGGCTGAGTACATGCCTTCATCCTGCACTCTGGCATTCATGCCATCATGAAATTGTCTGACTTATACTTTGTGAATAAATTCCTTGTATACTTCGTGAATAAATTACATGTATTATTTGAGATTTCTGAAATGAAATCCAAGGTAAAATTGGAAGAATTTGAGAGCAGGTTGTGCAAACTCTTGACAGTTAATTGTTTCTACCTGCTCAAAAATTCTCCCACACTTACTCAGGTTTGTTTGAGCTTGTGCAAACACAGCACTTGTGCTTTATTTCTTTAATGAAATCGCAGTtttaagcagaaaaaaaaaaacgcaagaCAAGAGCGGACAGTGAAATTAGTGGGGATAAAATGAAGGTATATTTTCTCCTAACTTAGCAattgccaatcaaattgcaccTCATAAACTCCTTTCTACTTCTGTCCTGTTATATATGCATGGCCATGTGTGTAAAGAGAAATATAAATATGCCATAGTTGCTTTTAAATAGAATAAGGTGGGACCAGGCCATACACTATGTTATAATCAATGATGTGACTTGGAAATGTGTGGTTCTTTATTCAGGAAAAATAGTTTGTTGTCTTTGTGTGCGGCCTTTTCCACAACTAACGTTAGATGCTCTTATTGAGACTGGGAAATTATTATAGCTCACCTCACCTTACCCTACATTGGTCTATTCTAGCTCTAGTATACTTCTGTGTATGATGTGAGTACAGTAAATTCATGTAGTTGAAATGTGGATTGAGGTGAATTTTCAGTGTAACCCCTGAACCCTTGCAGTTGTGAGTGCTACTTAAGTAGTCATGAGTAAGGCCCGAATAGTATGCAAATCTTGACCTTGGCATAATAAAACCTTTGCTTGATGTTGGgagaacacaagaaaagctCGTAAATCATGAGCCTGGGGGGTTTGGGGGGGgggtgatttacaagctttgttATTGTTCTCTCAACATCCCAAGAAAATGCAGTCTGTTGCTTTTATGACACAATAATTTGTAAGCAGCAGCAATTTTCTATGAGTTTACTGTCACAATAACccataggtttttgaccaatcagaatgcccATGTATCCAAGatgttttataattttgtatCAGCTGACTTAGATATGAGATTTATTGAAGAACTAGGCCTTAAACTTTGCTTTTAAAATTGATCTATTAACCTTGTCTTTGCCTTCTTTTGAATTTGTGAGCTTTGGTGAAATTAATACAAGTCCTACTCTATATTTTACAGATTGGATTTCTCAAACAAGAGTATCTGTCGATGGTGGAAGCTATGTGGGTTTTCTTAAATCTGATGGTAGTTTCACTGTAAATGACATTCCTGCAGGATCTTATATAGTGGAAGTTCTATCACCGAATAACTTGTTTGAACCTGTTAGAGTTGATATCAGTGGCAGAGCAAAGGGCAAAATCAGAGCAAGAAAAGTCAACTTTCTTCAGAATTCGGCGGTTGTTACTGTTCCTTACCCACTGAGGTTTAAAGCAAAAGAACCTGCTCCCTTCTTTGAAAAGAGAGAGCAGTGGAAAGTGACAGATATGCTCTTTAATCCTATGGTGAGTGAgttggaaaacaaaaataggaGCTCTAGGGATGccaaaaaattcaaatgaaggGTTAGGGTTTAAAAGGAGCTGTGTCTGTGAATCAAGAACTAAGAgtcaagaatttttgaaaataataatattgctttaCATCAtaatttgattttaaaaaaagataacacaATAATTCAATCAATAGTGAAATGTGAGCTGGGAAGCCGAGTCAAtgttttgattttcttgttACAGTAGCTCCCGTTAACACAAAAAGTTGCATTAGATAGCAGATGAATAAggggaaacaagaaaaaaaaacttgaaaatttgttattaaaCTAATACGTTGTTGATACAGATGAAATTTTTCATGGTATTTAAAAAGCTGACAAAGCTGGCATTTCAATTGttattagccctttgtcagagtaaATGACAAATAGTttttgggaagtcaggctgatGTAGTCGACATCAATCATActttccacctctactacagaTAGTGTATGTGGGCTGAggttcagtcaatctcaacctgccTTTGAGGGTTGTCTCTTGCCACTCTGGTTTcttccctcctcaaaatcgaccCTCATTATATAGGGCCACAGAGTTATCAGCACCCTTTCAGCTTACTGTCATGTGTTACcctattcaaataaagtctatcaaatcaaatcaaattttctcTTACAAAGGGCCAACACTAAAAAATTTATCGGCAACTGGCAGCATTGCCAGTTTCTTGTAATATTTCACTGGCTGCATGTACAATTCCTTAGTACAAATATATACAAGGCCCCAATGGCTTCTACCATCATAAATTCCCCTTCTGGTTTAAGTCTTCTCTAAAACCTTGAGTGTTAAGATCTGCATTAACAATGTGACCTCGCCCCAGTTGTTCCAAAGGGTAGAGCTCTTTCCATTGGACAAATCCCTATCCTTGAATAACTCAATAATTGGTTTTGCCATTGTTTATCCACAGGATAGTGATTTACATGGTGaatagatggttttcaatcacgtgataagacggccatgtttgtgcacaaaacaatagcaaattatggctcatgttttgcataatagTAGAGTTAAATTGTTAAGAGACATTTTTCTCCTTTgttctgtgcaccaacatggcggcgatgacgtcaggtgaaaaccacctatagtgTTAGCTCCCTTTTGAACAACCGAAGCCTGAATGCTAATTTTCATGACGACTTATTATGCTGAGGGTACTTGGCAGgttacaacctcgttcccagggcgcTCTCCTTCCCGTGCCCTGGAGCGAGAAAGAGacgggaaggagaggaccctCGGAACGAGGTTGGGCGGGTTACCGACTGATTTTAATGCGTAGAGTGTTGTCAAGAATTATTAGCTTGGTTGAAACTATTAACACTCCTTTTCTAGAAATAAAAGTCGTCGTTTCACTTTCGAGTATAGCGAAGTCATATCAAATGCTGAAATAAGGTCCATTCTATTTCATTAAACAGCACCTGTCTCAGTATTGTTTTGTGTGTTATTGTTCCAGGTTTTGATGATGGTACTTCCATTGCTTCTGCTCTTAGTTTTACCCAGACTGATAAATAGTCAAGACCCAGAAACACAGAAGGTATGTTAGCATGAATGCGGGCCCTGAGGTTAACCCGAGCATCTTGCGACGAATTGTGAACTTTTTCTTCTTAACCCTAACTTACCGTATGGTAGGTTGGCacttctgcaatcatttctcgattgCTCCAGCTCATTTGGCTCGCAAAATGCTATGTACTACCTATCCGGGAAGTTGTATGAGCAGCTGCGAAATGACGAAAATGGTTCGACGCCTCTTTGCTTGTTGACGCAAAATCATTATGGTAACATCCCTGTTGAAAGTTGTCATACTTTGTCTAATTTTCCCGTTGTTTTTGTAGGAAATGCAGTCGTCAATGAACATGTTCAATCAATCTAAAGATTTACCAGATATCTCTGATTGGTTTGCCAAAAACTTTTCCTctggaagcaagaaaaaaacagcGCCAAAGAAAGCTGCTGTGGGAGGTTTGAGGAGGCGTTAGTTTCCTCCGCGAATTCATTTAAATTATGAACCAGTAATACAGTTGTAAGGAAAGTGCGAAACAGTTCATGTGTTAAATTCTTAAATAAAAGCCAATGATTGAGAAATCAATCACATCTTTCATGCAAATGTCctaaataatttttattcatgcGTGTGCCTTTGGTCTTTGAAACCATCTGGTCCTGCATCGTTTCGAGTGATAAGAAGAGTTGAGTGTCTAAGGAAACTTTAGTGCCGCGTTTTTGGGGAGCGGAACACGAAAAACTGGTTTCAAACGAGTTAAATCTGTGCAGTCAACCTGGATGGAAGAAATTCTCAAGGTGATCTAAGTTCCTAAACGTATCTTCGACTGGCATGTTGATTATTACTTGTCTTTATAGACTATAGTGTCACTCTCTCGATTCTTCTTCGACGCGAGTACATGTCTTGCATTGGCCAGCGTAATATCTTCCAGTGATATTGGTGGCGTGAAATATTTAGGAAAACTGACCACGTAACTAttgacagtcgtttgaaaactgcgCTATATGACAcagtttaccggcacaataaacgataggttgaccaatcagaacgcgcaaCTCGCGAATTATTTTGTAAATCTTGATGCATACCTTTGGTTTGGCTTTTGCTCTGGGCATTTTAATCTTTAATCGAGTAATGCTTATGTATGAATTGTGGCTTGGTCAGCCTAAGCGGTTCAATTTTGGTTTGGTGAGAGATCGTGtacttgttttgtgttttttgacttGCATCCTCTGTGTTatctgttattttttttgtgcACCAAGAAATTACGCAATTGTTGATTTGAGACAATTTCCGCGGTGTTGGCGTTGTCTTTGCTGAAGCTCCTTACTAACACATCCGTGTGTTCTGCGTCACGCCACCTCACTCCCACCACCCCTTCCCCCCTAAAAAAGAACACcaccaaaagagaaaaagaaatggcCGGTATATTCAGCTGAAGAGATATCTGGACCCGCGTCGCGAAGCTTTCGCTCCTTCCTCTTCGTCACTAGATTCTCCATCGGTGGAAGCCTCCTCTTCCAAATTATCAAACCCCTGGCactcttcatcatcatcatcgtcatggTCATTTTCGtcgtctttgtttttcttcgagAAAAGCTCATTTTTGATAAGTTTCCACGTCAGCTTCTTCTTTAATGCCCTTCCGCTCCAACTACTGTTAGCAGGTTCCGGTTCATTGTAATCTTTTTGCATGAGATAGATGCATTCGGCGATGACGGACATCAAGTAAGCCACTTGCTCCGTCTCTATCTCAATCCAATCAAACCTCAACTCCTCTGTGAAGTAAACCTCAAAGTGGACACTGTCTCCTTGAGCTTGGGACCAGCGACGAATCTTTCGCCAGGGAGCAAAAAATGCGGTGGTATCTGTAAAGAAGGGGGAAAAGTTGTGGAACAATCTTAAATGCGAAGACCCAATTAAAAGGGATGGTTTGGTTGAGGTAACACTTGCAGCTACGATTTCTTACAAAATCCAGTTGTACCAAAGggcaaataataacaataacaaatccTAGTGAAATGGTGTACTTGACTCTCTGCTCTTGTATAATTGCATGGCAGTCCTAGTTATTATTTTATCTCTCAGATGGTATGCGCGCTgcgattggtcaattttgcgaaCCGTATTCTGATGTAGGGCTCACTACGCTAGTCTTCTTTCCTTTCCCGCGCGCCTGATTAACGTCAGAGAAATAATAAATATCTTATTTACCTCGGTTGCTCGGTCCGTACTATAAGTTACGGATCCTCGGTTTTTTCCTGTTGATGTATGGCCCGCACACTTCGCGCTCGGACCATAAATCAATTGCAACGGGACAAAACTTGGTCCGTAACTCACAGTACGTGCCGAGAAAACGAGCTTAGTAGGAAGTATTTACTTCCCTCAAATCAAAGTTAATCTTGCTCCACGCTATACTTTACTGAGCTAGCCAGCATGAAaaagttttttaatttttaactgaaGGATGTACCTCAGTAGTGTAACTCAATTGCAAGCTGCGATTTTCAAAAGGAGATTAGTTAAAACTCGGTAATAACTGGAGCATGCAAAGACCGAATCCGGTTCATAAATAGGTTCAGATTGAGCTTCGCATGGAGACGACACCTTACCAACGAGTCGTATCTCTTTTACTCGTCATAGTTGTTGAGTTTAGCTGTTGCTGGGAAAAGGATCGACCTTCACTAAACCGGTGGGgcgtttttctttcattttagcTTTAATTTTGGTCCAGATTGTTTCTTATAAGCTCAGGCAAGTGAAATATATTTTACACCAGTGTACTTCCTCATGAAGTTTTGGAACACACTTACCCGACTTGAGCATTAAGCCTCTTCTATTGGCGATCAAATTTACTTTCATTCCTTCATTTAATCGCACATCTTTCACCTTTAAATCATTTTTGACAGTGCAGTCATAGAGGTAAACATAACCATAACCAAACATCTTCTGGCAGAGTTCTACATATTGTTTGTCGCATGGAAAATCAGGACTCCTGTACTCCTCAATTAGGGCAAGATGTTCCGCCCTGGGTTTAATTCTTCCTGATCTGATGTCTTCGACACAATGAATAGCAATTAACCGCAAGGCACCCGCATCTGTCTTCAAGTATTTCTGTTCTCTTGGAATATCGAATGACCacttttgaaatgaaataacCGATCTACAAGGCAAGTATATCATCTCGTTATTGCCGTACTTCTTCGTCGGGTTTTCGATCCCTCGGAAAAGTCCAAAAAACTGCAAATTACTGGCGTGGATCTCCAACGTTTTACCCACTATTTCGAGGAGATCCTGTGTGCAGATTTTTCCCGCCTCAACTTGAACACGAATCGCAGGCTGTGAGCCTTCAGGAAGAGTCCATACGCAAAGCTTGTCTTTCCGAGGAACGGGTTTCGACTTTGCGGATGCCATGTTATTCCCTCTGTGCTTTTCACAAAGCGAAGTTTTCACTTGAGAGCCATGAAACCCAAACCAATTGAATTGCTTCTGTTTGTCATGATAGACACAGGttcaaatgaaccaatcacaagacaatGCAGACACGTTTAGCGAGCGATATGCACCGGTCAACGATTACACAGAATTTCTAATTGGCCTCCTTTTGTTCGTGAGATAGGAACGGATTCTTCGAAATAATTTTTATACTCTTCTGAAATTCTCTCGTATCTTATAGTGCTACCATGTATGTGCTTGAGATTACaccttaaaattattttaaaaggtGTTAAAGACTATAATTATCACCCCTGGTTATTAGGCAGGAACAGCTTGACACAATTGTCACACAAAGAACGCATATTGTCATTGgtgaaaatgaaaaccttccGTGATTAATGTTTAATGGACGATTATTTCTTATTGGTATACTGAATAGCGTGTTCAATATCGAGATCATTAAAAACgtggtttttgttttaatacGCTGGTCTCGTTTGAAACTGGCCAAACTTTGTGTGCATTAACAAAGGGAATTTGAGCATTTGATAAATGATATCTGTGCTACTGTGTCATCTCGCTGAAAAGTTGGAGTTATGATCAGCATATGGCACGAGAAATGCAAAACTAATCAAGTCTACAATTATAAGAATCACACTGAGTTCTCCCTACTGTGTAGAAACTAGAATATTTAAATGATTCAGTAAATACGATTATAGGTTTTGCACCCATGGATGAAAGAGAAACAATGCTCGAGAGAGGCCTGGAGACTAGAATGCTGTATCATAGGACTGGAGTTCAATAGCTgaaggagcccatcagatgggaCCTCCATCTCCCATATAAGCCCACGGAGTCAACCCTTTAACGAGTAGAtttataattagtaaatttttagctcaggataatgattttccagctttctgattggttccctaagcccatgatatgatccattatcgttaagtttgaccaaataaggaaaaactgatggcgaatttcttgtgcagaaattttggaggtcggaaaaaaatttttcgcggcgtcttcggtaaagaaaatgtcacgatttgaggaggtttcacccgaaaaaatcaaaagaattgcttgaaaatttactaatacagttattcttctcggacttgccggatatgagctgataataaccaactcggcctacggcctcgttggttatatatatcagctcatatccggcgcgtcctcgaagaataactgttaaatagaacggttccctAAAGAGGTTTCGCGTGCTGATAGAGGAAAAAGCCAACGAAAACTGAGAAATAACAGCAGTATTGTCTTATCTCAAACAGCGGGCAGCAGGGGCATTCATGCGATttaagcgcattacaaaagaaaatggttcaaTTTATAAATATACTTGGGAAACGGTTAACTAAAAGAATTCACCCTTTAACTCTCGTAAGtatcaaatggcacttatagattttactctgtctaacgccagacgattttactcggcATTGGGGAACCCCCAGGAGTGAAAGAGTTAATGGAGAtagaggctccatctgatgggctccttaTAGCTGTTTAGCTGTTTTTACAGCCGTTTTGACACGTAAACGAGGCTGATGGATCGGTTTTCGTTGTATTGACCtgtaagcctcgtctgcatgtaGAGCTAAACAAGGAAGCTTTGCTTGATAACAGCTATTACATCCAAATTtctacgtttttttttttcattcccaGAAACGGCCCGCTTATTTCCCCACGGTTTCTCCACCGTTCATCATTGCATAGTTTCGATTTGTGTCCACAGAGGTACCCTTCCAGTACCCACTGCTAAaatttattacttattattattattgttattaatattattcttattaGTATTAATTAATACCAAAATTAAGAACTAAATTATGCCCTTATCGAGTACTGCGTcctcttaaaaagaaaaaggtctGGGCCTTTTCTGAGAAGGAATCAAACGCTAATATTTTGTTAAATGTATCTGCATATATAAAGGAAACAAATCATCTGATTATCTTACTGATTGGTTAGTTTTTCCAATACTGTTACAAAATTTCTCAGAATGACAAAAGCGCAAACGGCTGTTTTTTAAGCAAATTATTGAAGCATTCTCAAATCACAGCGAGCAATTTTATCGCAGTCCTGAGTTCTGTTTTTGGCGAAGGCATTGATGATCTCTTTCCCCTTTCGTGTTCATGACTTTCTTATGTTTCCATTTCTTTCagtgttttcatttatttgataAGGGTTTAAATTAAATCGCGAATAACCCAAACAGTGATGTCTAGTTACTTATCTGAACGATTTGCTGcagaaaaaataaaggaaaccATAGGCGCTTTTTCGTATCATACAGAAACGTCGCTCCTTTTATCGCTCCAAACGCATCaaccaaattttcgtaaagTCGTGGGAACAAGTACCACATTTTCTCAATTT
This genomic stretch from Acropora muricata isolate sample 2 chromosome 5, ASM3666990v1, whole genome shotgun sequence harbors:
- the LOC136917928 gene encoding endoplasmic reticulum membrane protein complex subunit 7-like, translating into MRELHSVLVSLMLFIIQNIRQMSCSNVEESSERYKIDGKITIQGFKQADWISQTRVSVDGGSYVGFLKSDGSFTVNDIPAGSYIVEVLSPNNLFEPVRVDISGRAKGKIRARKVNFLQNSAVVTVPYPLRFKAKEPAPFFEKREQWKVTDMLFNPMVLMMVLPLLLLLVLPRLINSQDPETQKEMQSSMNMFNQSKDLPDISDWFAKNFSSGSKKKTAPKKAAVGGLRRR
- the LOC136917927 gene encoding uncharacterized protein is translated as MASAKSKPVPRKDKLCVWTLPEGSQPAIRVQVEAGKICTQDLLEIVGKTLEIHASNLQFFGLFRGIENPTKKYGNNEMIYLPCRSVISFQKWSFDIPREQKYLKTDAGALRLIAIHCVEDIRSGRIKPRAEHLALIEEYRSPDFPCDKQYVELCQKMFGYGYVYLYDCTVKNDLKVKDVRLNEGMKVNLIANRRGLMLKSDTTAFFAPWRKIRRWSQAQGDSVHFEVYFTEELRFDWIEIETEQVAYLMSVIAECIYLMQKDYNEPEPANSSWSGRALKKKLTWKLIKNELFSKKNKDDENDHDDDDDEECQGFDNLEEEASTDGESSDEEEGAKASRRGSRYLFS